From a single Hevea brasiliensis isolate MT/VB/25A 57/8 unplaced genomic scaffold, ASM3005281v1 Scaf1, whole genome shotgun sequence genomic region:
- the LOC131176361 gene encoding uncharacterized protein LOC131176361 codes for MPFYTKFLKEILFKKRRPNDNEIIALTEECNAILQNKLPLKLKDPGNFSIPCLIGNMNIDKVLCDLGASMSLMPLSICQKLNVEELRPTIISLQLADRSVKDGGRCPNSNIILGRPFLATAGAIIDIKNERLTLKVGDEEVEFKLFQAMKQKSELDECLRVDIIDKLVEKEFQKRYPKDPLKACIVHGHTVENENKEIVAYVESLEVIPPLPLAQAFLVENLQEEQPKNSLQEEIK; via the exons ATGCCCTTCTATACAAAATTCCTAAAGGAAATCCTTTTTAAGAAAAGGAGACCAAATGACAATGAGATAATTGCTCTAACAGAAGAATGTAATGCCATCCTACAGAACAAGCTGCCTCTAAAATTGAAAGATCCTGGAAACTTCTCCATACCATGCTTGATTGGCAATATGAATATTGACAAAGTCCTTTGTGACCTTGGAGCCAGCATGAGCCTAATGCCCTTGTCCATATGTCAAAAGCTGAATGTGGAAGAGCTAAGACCAACTATCATCTCCTTACAATTAGCAGATAGATCTGTCAA AGATGGAGGAAGATGTCCAAATTCTAATATAATAttgggaagacctttcttggcaacTGCTGGAGCAATTATAGACATAAAAAATGAGCGACTAACTCTCAAAGTGGGGGATGAAGAGGTAGAATTCAAACTATTCCAAGCAATGAAGCAAAAGTCTGAACTTGATGAATGTTTAAGGGTTGACATCATAGACAAGCTAGTGGAGAAAGAATTTCAAAAGAGATATCCTAAAGACCCTCTTAAAGCTTGTATAGTGCATGGCCACACAGTGGAGAATGAGAACAAGGAAATTGTAGCATATGTAGAATCTCTTGAGGTAATTCCACCTCTTCCTTTAGCCCAAGCATTTCTGGTAGAAAATCTGCAGGAAGAACAACCCAAGAACAGCCTTCAAGAAGAAATAAAATAG